One stretch of Tepiditoga spiralis DNA includes these proteins:
- the rnc gene encoding ribonuclease III — protein sequence MKDNSIKMTKMEEKKINKMIKEMNLPDSINKTLLFVSLCHTSYVFEKENKGRKINSNERLEFLGDSVLELIISEFLYNNYSLSEGDMSKIRATVGSELILAEAALEINLNKYIFLGLGEDKHGGREKHSILSDAMESHIASIYLSLGFDFTKDYVLNILNKYIKKAIKGELFLDYKTRLQEITQEVFKVLPEYKIMNSEGPSHYKYYKIAVIVKEKVYGIGEGHSKKIAEQLAAKKACERLTKNEEN from the coding sequence GTGAAGGATAACAGTATAAAAATGACGAAAATGGAAGAAAAAAAAATAAATAAAATGATAAAAGAAATGAATTTGCCTGATTCAATAAACAAAACTCTATTATTTGTTTCACTATGTCATACTTCATACGTGTTTGAAAAAGAAAATAAAGGAAGAAAAATTAATTCTAATGAAAGATTAGAATTTCTCGGAGATTCAGTGTTGGAACTCATAATCTCCGAGTTCCTTTATAATAATTATAGCCTTTCAGAGGGAGATATGTCGAAGATAAGAGCTACTGTTGGAAGTGAATTAATCTTAGCTGAAGCTGCATTAGAAATAAATTTAAATAAATATATATTTTTAGGGTTAGGAGAAGATAAACATGGTGGTAGAGAAAAACATTCTATATTATCTGATGCAATGGAATCACATATAGCTTCAATATATCTATCTCTTGGATTTGATTTTACAAAAGATTATGTTTTAAATATATTAAATAAGTATATAAAAAAAGCAATAAAAGGCGAATTATTTTTAGATTATAAAACAAGATTACAAGAAATAACACAAGAAGTTTTTAAAGTATTACCTGAATATAAAATTATGAATTCTGAAGGACCTTCGCATTATAAATACTATAAAATAGCAGTCATAGTAAAAGAAAAAGTTTATGGAATTGGTGAAGGCCATTCAAAAAAAATAGCAGAACAACTTGCAGCAAAAAAAGCTTGTGAAAGGCTTACAAAAAATGAAGAAAATTAA
- a CDS encoding radical SAM protein gives MKKIKLINLKKTKSISVTGEYCYLNCNHCNKHYLKDMKKINDIEDLIKNGYTSFLMSGGMNEEIKVPAYNFSKQLLKIKEKYGIKYNFHTGFIKEEEIEKIKNIADTISYDLVGNKQTMIDVYKINKFKEMWETFELLLKNNLKVKPHITIGLNGGKLTHENDALKKLKNYKDYIDEIIFIVFIPTKGSFFENNNPPELDKVIEIIKTTKKEFSNHTITLGCMQPKGSYRLNLQLKAIDYVDKLVQPVNSVIKECIKRNYDIEYGDECCAF, from the coding sequence ATGAAGAAAATTAAATTAATAAATTTAAAGAAAACAAAATCAATTTCTGTAACTGGAGAATATTGTTATTTAAATTGTAATCATTGTAATAAACATTATTTAAAAGATATGAAAAAAATTAATGATATTGAAGATCTAATAAAAAATGGTTATACTTCTTTTCTAATGAGTGGTGGGATGAATGAAGAAATAAAAGTACCAGCCTATAATTTTTCAAAACAACTTTTAAAAATAAAAGAAAAGTATGGTATAAAGTATAATTTTCATACGGGATTTATAAAAGAAGAAGAAATAGAAAAAATCAAAAATATTGCTGATACAATTTCTTATGACTTAGTAGGAAACAAACAAACAATGATTGATGTGTATAAAATAAATAAGTTTAAAGAAATGTGGGAAACCTTTGAATTATTATTAAAAAATAATTTGAAAGTTAAACCACATATAACTATAGGTTTAAATGGTGGAAAACTTACACATGAAAATGATGCTTTAAAAAAATTAAAAAATTATAAAGATTATATAGATGAAATAATTTTTATTGTTTTTATACCAACAAAAGGAAGTTTTTTTGAAAATAATAATCCACCAGAACTTGACAAAGTAATAGAAATAATAAAAACAACAAAAAAAGAATTTAGTAATCATACCATAACTTTGGGCTGTATGCAGCCTAAAGGATCTTATAGATTAAACTTACAATTAAAAGCTATTGATTATGTCGATAAATTAGTACAACCTGTAAACTCTGTAATAAAAGAATGTATTAAAAGAAACTATGATATAGAATATGGAGATGAATGTTGTGCCTTTTGA
- a CDS encoding radical SAM protein translates to MPFEPSYIKLYKNGELHKRRDELYKKLTECDLCPINCKVNRKNNIGFCLANDKIKISEYVLYPGEEPPLTGSTGAGGVFFSGCNMKCIYCQNFKFSQEGNGKYISVKKLKEIFLELQNEKKASNLDLITATPYLPFIFDALIMAIEEGFKLPIVWNTSSYEKQDTLKYLKDVVDIYLADIRYTSNIIGKKYSKVDNYWTNSKKSLIEMYNQISNDFIIENNILKRGIILRILVLPNNIRQAKEALKFIKYDLSEDLHISLMDQYVPVYKARETKELSRFLKREEYDEVVELMKNLELKNGWIQHHKLLGD, encoded by the coding sequence GTGCCTTTTGAACCATCGTATATAAAATTATATAAAAATGGTGAATTACATAAAAGAAGAGATGAATTATATAAAAAATTAACTGAATGCGATTTATGTCCAATTAATTGTAAAGTAAATAGAAAAAATAATATTGGTTTTTGTTTAGCTAATGATAAGATTAAAATATCAGAATATGTTTTATATCCAGGTGAAGAACCACCATTAACAGGAAGTACTGGAGCAGGTGGTGTTTTTTTTAGTGGATGTAATATGAAATGTATTTATTGTCAAAATTTTAAATTTAGTCAAGAAGGAAATGGAAAGTATATATCTGTTAAGAAATTAAAAGAAATATTTTTGGAATTACAAAACGAAAAAAAAGCCTCTAATCTTGATTTAATAACAGCAACGCCATATTTACCATTTATATTTGATGCGTTGATAATGGCTATAGAAGAAGGGTTTAAATTACCTATAGTTTGGAATACATCATCATATGAAAAGCAAGATACTTTAAAATATTTAAAAGATGTTGTAGATATATATTTAGCGGATATAAGATATACATCAAATATTATAGGTAAAAAATATTCAAAAGTAGATAATTATTGGACTAATTCAAAAAAATCTTTAATTGAAATGTACAATCAAATAAGTAACGATTTTATTATTGAAAACAATATCTTAAAAAGAGGAATAATACTTAGAATATTAGTATTACCAAATAATATAAGGCAAGCAAAAGAAGCTTTGAAGTTTATAAAGTATGATTTATCAGAAGATTTACATATAAGCTTAATGGATCAGTATGTACCAGTTTATAAAGCAAGAGAAACAAAAGAGTTATCAAGATTTTTAAAAAGAGAAGAGTATGATGAAGTTGTTGAATTAATGAAAAATTTAGAATTAAAAAATGGATGGATACAACATCATAAATTATTAGGGGATTGA
- a CDS encoding sigma 54-interacting transcriptional regulator has protein sequence MTTEELIKNIIDQLQEGVIAIDEYEKIIFINKSAKDILELDNKEKILGKNVIDVVPNTRLHDILRTGEREIDRLQNLGNKVIITSRTPIKNDENEVIAAVAVFRDVTSIQKLAEEVTNLKEIEALLTSIIDYTSDAISVADQEGRVIMVNRAYTKITGLTPREVIGKPATIDIAEGESLHIRCAKEKKPLFNVKLKVVEGKKDVIASVTPIFVKNEFRGSVAVIHDISELKRLGNELEATKRMLKKEKAKYSFEDIVAKSLIMQNSIKQAQKAAQSKVNVLLVGEYGVGKEVMAQAIHNSSRRKDNPFLRINFSLLTKEKQIDLLFGENSYIYNADKGTLYLENVHLASFETQEKLLKLLKENEFDSRYFDIKPDVKFIFSTTENLRTLVTLGKFSRELYYKISVVTIKIPPLRERKEDIPLMAKQKLHYLNQKYGRIIYDFTEDAIKKLMNYNWGGNIRELENIIDRSLLNMDPEDKIVTSSHIPDITENNDKTYEKLKDALEEYEKKIIIETLEVCHGNKTETAKKLGITVRNLYYKLDRYGIK, from the coding sequence ATGACAACAGAAGAATTAATAAAAAATATTATTGATCAACTTCAAGAAGGTGTCATTGCAATTGATGAATATGAAAAAATAATATTTATAAATAAATCAGCAAAAGATATTCTTGAATTAGATAACAAAGAAAAAATATTGGGGAAAAATGTAATTGATGTAGTTCCAAATACTAGGCTTCATGATATTTTAAGAACTGGTGAAAGAGAAATAGATAGATTACAAAACTTGGGTAATAAAGTTATTATAACTTCAAGGACGCCTATAAAAAATGATGAAAATGAAGTTATTGCTGCAGTAGCTGTATTTAGAGATGTAACTTCTATACAAAAATTAGCAGAAGAAGTTACAAATTTAAAAGAAATAGAAGCATTGTTAACTTCCATAATTGATTATACTTCAGATGCAATTTCTGTTGCAGATCAAGAAGGAAGAGTAATAATGGTTAACAGAGCTTATACAAAGATAACTGGTTTAACTCCAAGAGAAGTTATAGGAAAACCAGCCACTATTGATATTGCAGAAGGAGAAAGCTTACATATAAGATGTGCTAAAGAAAAAAAACCTTTATTTAATGTTAAATTAAAAGTTGTTGAAGGGAAAAAAGATGTTATTGCAAGTGTTACTCCTATTTTCGTTAAAAATGAATTTAGAGGAAGCGTAGCTGTAATACATGATATATCTGAATTAAAAAGGCTTGGAAATGAGCTTGAAGCAACAAAAAGGATGTTAAAAAAAGAAAAAGCCAAGTATTCTTTTGAAGATATTGTAGCAAAATCTTTAATAATGCAAAATTCAATAAAACAAGCTCAAAAAGCTGCTCAGTCTAAAGTAAATGTTTTATTAGTTGGAGAATATGGTGTTGGAAAAGAAGTTATGGCTCAAGCAATTCATAATTCAAGTAGAAGAAAAGATAATCCTTTTTTAAGAATAAATTTTTCTCTCTTAACAAAAGAAAAACAAATTGATTTGTTATTTGGAGAAAATAGTTATATATATAATGCAGATAAAGGAACTTTATACTTAGAAAATGTTCATTTAGCATCTTTTGAAACTCAAGAAAAATTATTAAAATTATTAAAAGAAAATGAATTTGATTCAAGATATTTTGATATAAAACCTGATGTTAAATTTATATTTTCAACAACTGAAAATTTAAGAACACTAGTAACTCTTGGTAAATTTTCAAGAGAATTATATTATAAAATATCTGTAGTTACAATAAAAATTCCTCCTTTAAGAGAAAGAAAAGAAGATATACCTCTTATGGCAAAACAAAAATTACATTATTTAAATCAAAAATATGGAAGAATTATCTATGATTTTACGGAAGATGCTATAAAAAAACTTATGAACTATAATTGGGGAGGAAATATAAGAGAGTTAGAAAATATAATAGATAGATCATTATTGAATATGGATCCAGAAGATAAAATAGTAACCTCTTCTCATATTCCAGATATTACAGAAAATAATGATAAAACATATGAAAAATTAAAGGATGCTTTGGAAGAGTATGAAAAAAAAATAATAATTGAAACACTTGAAGTTTGTCATGGTAATAAAACAGAAACAGCAAAAAAATTAGGTATTACAGTTAGAAATTTGTATTATAAATTAGATAGATATGGTATAAAATAA
- the fliJ gene encoding flagellar export protein FliJ, with translation MKFIFNLQRLMDLRKKFEEMAKDEFKKKVKERIEVEEQIEQIDKKIDGFVSSFNNELTYSVSPMRFKQLIEYREYLKKERVKLIKLYQIKLREEESAREDYLEAKKEKDILDKLKQRKLENYNYEMKLSEIKELDEIAQKMYVQKNKEK, from the coding sequence ATGAAATTTATCTTTAACCTTCAAAGATTAATGGATTTGAGAAAAAAATTTGAAGAAATGGCAAAAGATGAATTTAAAAAAAAGGTTAAAGAAAGAATTGAAGTTGAAGAACAAATAGAACAAATAGATAAAAAAATAGATGGTTTTGTTAGTTCATTTAATAATGAACTAACCTATTCAGTATCTCCAATGAGATTTAAACAATTAATAGAATATAGAGAATACTTAAAAAAAGAAAGAGTTAAATTAATAAAACTTTATCAAATAAAGTTAAGAGAAGAAGAAAGTGCTCGAGAAGATTATCTTGAAGCAAAAAAAGAAAAAGATATATTAGATAAATTAAAACAAAGAAAATTAGAAAATTATAATTATGAAATGAAGTTATCAGAAATAAAAGAACTCGATGAAATAGCTCAAAAAATGTACGTTCAAAAGAATAAAGAAAAATGA
- a CDS encoding chromate resistance protein ChrB domain-containing protein: MRWVTRAHVHVDRVACPWLIKRFVDVNAEIFYVARDLVMDIAKKENAIPFDVKDVELGHKDGHCTFISILDKYNLNDPALRALGEVVNAADTGKIESNPYAPGLEAIARGFSLMFPDDYENLEKQFKVYDALYAVLKLEMAKKSK; the protein is encoded by the coding sequence ATGAGGTGGGTTACAAGAGCACATGTCCATGTAGATAGAGTTGCTTGTCCTTGGTTAATTAAAAGATTTGTTGATGTTAATGCAGAAATATTTTATGTTGCAAGAGATTTAGTTATGGATATAGCAAAGAAAGAAAATGCTATACCATTTGATGTTAAAGATGTAGAATTAGGTCATAAAGACGGTCATTGTACATTTATTTCAATATTAGATAAATATAATTTAAATGATCCTGCACTTAGAGCCTTAGGTGAAGTAGTAAATGCTGCTGATACTGGAAAAATTGAAAGCAATCCATATGCACCTGGACTTGAAGCAATAGCAAGAGGATTTTCTTTGATGTTTCCAGATGATTATGAAAACCTTGAAAAACAATTTAAAGTATATGATGCATTATATGCTGTATTAAAATTAGAAATGGCTAAAAAAAGTAAATAA
- a CDS encoding MFS transporter: protein MNNKKINLKNFFAINNSIFSMLIMVMLVGMGEKMSERFLPIYLLALGGSTVSIAFLNGMDNLLSALYSFPGGYLSNKIGYKNSLIVFTLIAMIGYALVIIFPTWQIVILAAFLFISWTAISLPAVMSLVSNVVPKNKRAMGVSIHSLVRRIPMALGPIVGGSLMSIYGTIKGMRIAFIIALIFAFISIIIVYFFVEDKQKNKESIKFLDMLKNIKGNLKILLISDILIRFAEQIPYAFVVVWVVENNGLTTIDFGILTTIEMITSVIIYIPVAYFADKNSKKPFVLTTFIFFTLFPLVLIFSKSFKILIFAFIIRGLKEFGEPTRKSMIMDFSPEDEKAGTFGIYYLIRDVIVSIAVFMSAFLWNISPVVNFLVAFLFGLLGTIYFAIFGKDYKNLINNK from the coding sequence ATGAATAATAAAAAAATAAATTTAAAAAATTTTTTTGCAATTAATAATAGCATTTTTTCTATGCTCATAATGGTTATGTTAGTTGGAATGGGAGAAAAAATGTCTGAAAGATTTCTACCAATTTATTTATTGGCACTTGGAGGATCTACAGTTTCAATAGCATTTTTAAATGGTATGGACAATCTTTTGAGTGCCCTTTATTCTTTTCCAGGTGGGTATTTAAGTAATAAAATAGGATATAAAAATTCTTTAATAGTTTTTACATTGATAGCTATGATAGGTTATGCTTTAGTTATTATATTTCCAACATGGCAAATAGTTATTTTGGCTGCTTTTTTATTTATATCTTGGACAGCAATATCTTTACCAGCTGTAATGAGCCTTGTTTCAAATGTTGTTCCTAAAAATAAACGTGCTATGGGAGTGTCTATCCATTCGCTTGTAAGACGTATTCCAATGGCTTTAGGACCTATAGTTGGTGGAAGCCTTATGAGTATTTATGGAACAATAAAAGGTATGAGAATAGCTTTTATTATAGCTTTAATTTTTGCCTTTATATCAATAATAATAGTTTATTTTTTTGTTGAAGATAAGCAAAAAAATAAAGAATCAATTAAATTTTTAGATATGCTAAAAAACATTAAAGGTAATTTAAAAATCTTATTGATATCAGATATTTTAATAAGATTTGCAGAACAAATTCCTTATGCATTTGTTGTTGTATGGGTAGTTGAAAATAATGGATTAACTACTATAGACTTTGGTATTTTAACTACAATTGAAATGATAACTTCTGTAATAATATATATTCCAGTTGCATATTTTGCAGATAAAAATAGTAAAAAGCCATTTGTATTAACTACATTTATATTTTTTACATTATTTCCATTAGTATTAATTTTTTCAAAAAGCTTTAAAATACTTATTTTTGCTTTTATTATAAGGGGATTAAAAGAATTTGGAGAGCCTACAAGAAAATCTATGATAATGGATTTTTCACCTGAAGATGAGAAAGCTGGAACTTTTGGAATTTATTATCTTATAAGAGATGTTATTGTTTCAATAGCTGTATTTATGAGTGCTTTTTTATGGAATATTTCTCCAGTAGTTAATTTTTTAGTAGCTTTTTTATTTGGTTTATTAGGAACAATATATTTTGCTATATTTGGAAAAGATTATAAAAATTTAATAAATAATAAATAG
- a CDS encoding glutamine synthetase family protein, translating to MNLQKYNGDISKIDFLDLMMLDISGNIHHVSIPKGYISKKIFNEGIGFDASNFGFAHVNKSDMVAIPDMDTAFLEIKDEFNILHVLCNVEDPFTGNIFEQYPRNIVKLTQKYLKDNNIADDAKMLVELEMYVFDNVEYSTSEDHSYYSLESEEGLGDNYNLSPRMGLKKGYHGLYPKEKYFSFRNNVVSTLEKANIPVKYHHHEVGLAQLEIELNFMSLLKVADNVSLAKWIIKNIANEMGLYVTFMPKPMYKMPGNGMHVHQFLEKNGESIFTGDALHGLSETALYYTCGLLDHSLTGSLLAFTNPSTNSFRRLVPGYEAPISATFAKGSRSAAIRIPGYLKGKDIRIEYRTGDATANIYYMASAMVLAGVDGINKKESPVDKGYHSAEEKSDMIFPLNLEKVLEGLEKDKEYLLKVFPEGLIKDWIKLKKEEAAYVYNAPTPQEFELYF from the coding sequence ATGAACTTACAGAAATATAATGGAGATATTTCAAAAATTGATTTTTTAGATTTAATGATGTTGGATATCTCTGGAAATATTCATCATGTCTCAATACCAAAAGGTTATATTTCTAAGAAAATTTTTAATGAAGGAATTGGATTTGATGCTTCAAATTTTGGATTCGCACACGTAAACAAATCTGATATGGTAGCAATTCCTGATATGGATACTGCTTTCTTAGAAATAAAAGATGAATTCAATATATTACATGTGTTATGTAATGTTGAAGATCCATTTACTGGCAATATTTTTGAACAATATCCAAGAAATATTGTAAAATTAACTCAAAAATACTTAAAAGATAATAATATTGCAGATGATGCAAAAATGCTCGTTGAATTAGAAATGTATGTTTTCGATAATGTAGAATACTCAACGAGTGAAGATCATTCTTATTATTCATTAGAAAGTGAAGAAGGATTAGGAGATAATTATAATCTTTCTCCAAGAATGGGATTAAAAAAAGGATATCATGGACTCTATCCAAAAGAAAAATATTTTTCTTTTAGAAATAATGTTGTTTCTACATTAGAAAAAGCAAATATACCAGTGAAGTATCATCATCATGAAGTAGGCCTTGCTCAACTTGAAATAGAATTAAACTTTATGAGCCTTTTAAAAGTAGCAGATAATGTTAGTCTTGCAAAATGGATAATAAAAAATATAGCAAATGAAATGGGATTATACGTAACTTTTATGCCAAAACCAATGTATAAAATGCCTGGAAACGGTATGCACGTACATCAATTCTTAGAAAAAAATGGAGAATCTATATTTACAGGCGATGCTCTTCATGGATTAAGTGAAACTGCTCTTTATTATACTTGTGGACTTTTAGATCATAGTTTAACAGGTTCATTACTTGCTTTTACAAATCCAAGTACAAATTCATTTAGAAGATTGGTACCTGGTTACGAAGCTCCAATAAGTGCAACTTTTGCAAAGGGTAGTAGAAGTGCAGCAATAAGAATACCTGGATATTTAAAAGGTAAAGACATAAGAATTGAATATAGAACTGGCGATGCAACTGCCAATATTTATTATATGGCATCTGCTATGGTTCTTGCTGGAGTAGATGGTATTAATAAGAAGGAATCTCCAGTAGATAAAGGATATCATTCTGCTGAAGAAAAATCAGATATGATCTTTCCATTGAATCTTGAAAAAGTTCTCGAAGGCTTAGAAAAAGATAAAGAATATCTTTTAAAAGTATTTCCAGAAGGATTAATAAAAGACTGGATAAAATTAAAGAAAGAAGAAGCAGCATATGTATACAATGCACCAACACCACAAGAATTTGAATTATATTTCTAA
- the panC gene encoding pantoate--beta-alanine ligase translates to MKVIKNISEMKKISKKLVLDKKSIGFVPTMGYLHEGHLSLVEKARSENDIVIVSIFVNPTQFSPNEDLDKYPRDLERDENLLKPYNVDYIFNPEPNEMYPENYSTYVEETILSKGLCGASRPTHFRGVTTIVNRLFNIVKPTKAYFGQKDAQQFRVLRKMVRDLNMDVELVEMPIIREKDGLAKSSRNIYLNEEERKQALSLSNSLSLAEKSIKNGITNVKELISMMEKNFKNYPLAKIDYIEIREEDELKPLIDVKNKKIIIALAVYFGKTRLIDNKIINC, encoded by the coding sequence ATGAAAGTTATAAAAAATATTTCAGAAATGAAGAAAATATCTAAAAAATTAGTATTAGATAAAAAAAGTATTGGTTTTGTTCCAACTATGGGATACTTACATGAAGGTCATTTATCTCTTGTAGAAAAAGCAAGAAGTGAAAATGATATAGTAATAGTTAGTATCTTTGTAAATCCTACTCAATTTTCACCTAATGAAGACTTAGATAAATATCCAAGAGATTTAGAAAGAGATGAAAATTTATTAAAACCATACAACGTAGACTATATTTTCAATCCAGAACCAAATGAAATGTATCCAGAAAATTATTCAACATATGTTGAAGAAACTATTTTAAGTAAAGGGCTTTGTGGTGCTTCCAGACCTACACACTTTAGAGGCGTAACTACAATAGTAAATAGACTCTTTAATATAGTTAAACCAACAAAAGCTTATTTTGGTCAAAAAGATGCTCAACAATTTAGAGTTTTAAGAAAAATGGTAAGAGATTTAAATATGGACGTTGAACTCGTAGAAATGCCTATAATAAGAGAAAAAGATGGGCTTGCAAAAAGTTCAAGAAATATTTATTTAAACGAAGAAGAAAGAAAACAAGCTTTATCTTTAAGCAATTCCTTATCTCTTGCAGAAAAATCAATAAAAAATGGAATAACAAATGTTAAAGAATTAATTTCTATGATGGAAAAAAATTTTAAAAATTATCCCCTTGCTAAAATTGATTATATTGAAATTAGAGAAGAAGATGAGTTAAAACCTTTAATTGATGTAAAAAACAAAAAAATTATAATTGCTTTAGCCGTATATTTTGGAAAAACAAGATTAATAGATAATAAAATTATTAATTGTTAG
- a CDS encoding MJ1477/TM1410 family putative glycoside hydrolase gives MIKISKTLFVFFITLSIFTFSFNSKKLYVPFIYQLTDINLNKITNYYTPKFLVIDYSKDGSDEKKFTYTEIKTLKTLNIKPLAYLSIGEAEDYRYYWKNSWYDDLPDWIDNENPRWTGNYKVKYWDKSWKKIIFNYLDKIISQGFSGVYLDIIDGYYYFSEKGYNTEKIAHEMIKFVIEIAEYARKKNKNFLIVPQNGESILKYDYNNKYLNTISGLGVEDLFYYKTNKNSKKYVESRLNYILKIKNSGKFILVTDYVYNPISPNKNIILNFINLCKKYNFLGYPANINQELNNISNALKYYK, from the coding sequence GTGATAAAAATATCAAAAACACTTTTTGTATTTTTTATAACACTATCTATTTTCACATTTTCATTTAATTCAAAAAAATTATATGTTCCATTTATATATCAATTAACTGATATTAATTTAAACAAAATTACTAATTATTATACTCCAAAATTTCTAGTAATAGATTATTCTAAAGATGGAAGTGATGAAAAAAAATTTACTTATACTGAAATTAAAACTTTAAAAACTCTAAATATAAAACCATTAGCTTATTTAAGTATAGGTGAAGCAGAAGATTATAGATATTATTGGAAAAATTCCTGGTATGATGATCTTCCTGATTGGATAGATAATGAAAATCCTCGTTGGACTGGAAATTATAAAGTTAAATATTGGGATAAAAGTTGGAAGAAGATTATATTTAATTATTTAGATAAAATTATTTCTCAAGGATTTTCTGGTGTGTATTTAGATATAATAGACGGATATTACTATTTTTCAGAAAAAGGATATAATACAGAAAAAATTGCTCATGAAATGATTAAATTTGTAATTGAAATTGCAGAATATGCACGAAAAAAAAATAAAAACTTTTTAATCGTTCCTCAAAACGGAGAATCAATTTTAAAATATGATTATAATAATAAATATTTAAACACTATTTCTGGACTTGGGGTTGAAGATTTATTTTATTATAAAACAAATAAAAATTCAAAAAAATATGTAGAATCTCGCTTAAATTATATATTAAAAATAAAAAATTCTGGAAAATTTATTCTTGTAACTGATTATGTATATAATCCTATATCTCCAAATAAAAATATTATATTAAATTTTATAAATCTATGTAAAAAATATAATTTTTTGGGATATCCTGCAAATATTAATCAAGAATTAAACAATATTTCTAATGCGTTGAAATATTATAAATAA
- a CDS encoding L-threonylcarbamoyladenylate synthase — protein sequence MTKIFNIDSLNLNNDKLKEAGLALKNGKTVIFPTETVYGLGANGLDETAIKKIYKAKGRPSDNPLILHLSNVEDIKKYAYINEELLNKIKKITPGPITFVLIKKEIVPDIVTANRETVAIRIPAHPIARELIKNAGVPIAAPSANISGKPSLTRSKDVIEEMNNRVDYIITSDDPDFGLESTVIDLTKKNVVLLRPGPISPEKLKDIFGKIEVPDFIYGKKEADIAIAPGMKYRHYSPEKPVILVKDFSKDFKNDIKNFKKPVFFILKENLKFIKNDGFDYEIIDKNYFEFAVKLFALLRKYDKTHDAIIIESLKDEGIGIAIMNRLRKAASKII from the coding sequence ATGACAAAAATATTTAATATTGATTCTTTAAATTTAAATAATGATAAATTAAAAGAAGCAGGATTAGCTTTGAAAAATGGTAAAACTGTAATTTTTCCAACAGAAACTGTTTATGGGCTTGGTGCAAATGGTTTAGATGAAACAGCAATAAAAAAAATTTATAAAGCTAAGGGAAGACCATCTGATAACCCTTTGATATTACATCTTTCAAATGTTGAAGATATAAAAAAATATGCTTATATAAATGAAGAATTATTAAATAAAATAAAAAAAATAACTCCAGGACCAATAACTTTTGTTTTAATAAAAAAAGAAATAGTTCCAGATATAGTCACTGCTAATAGAGAAACTGTTGCTATAAGAATACCGGCTCATCCAATAGCAAGAGAATTAATAAAAAATGCAGGAGTTCCAATTGCAGCTCCAAGTGCAAACATTTCAGGAAAGCCGAGTTTAACAAGATCTAAAGATGTTATTGAAGAGATGAATAATCGAGTTGATTATATTATTACTTCAGATGATCCTGATTTTGGATTGGAATCTACAGTTATAGATTTAACTAAAAAAAATGTAGTTTTATTGAGACCAGGCCCTATATCTCCTGAAAAATTAAAAGATATTTTTGGAAAGATTGAAGTTCCAGATTTTATTTATGGTAAAAAAGAAGCTGATATAGCAATAGCTCCAGGTATGAAATATAGGCATTATTCTCCTGAGAAACCAGTTATTTTGGTAAAAGATTTTTCTAAAGATTTTAAAAATGATATAAAAAATTTTAAGAAACCTGTTTTTTTTATTTTGAAAGAAAATTTAAAATTTATAAAAAATGATGGGTTTGATTATGAAATAATAGACAAAAATTATTTTGAATTTGCAGTGAAATTATTTGCACTTTTAAGAAAGTATGATAAAACACATGATGCTATTATAATTGAAAGTTTAAAAGATGAAGGGATAGGTATTGCTATCATGAATAGATTAAGAAAAGCTGCTTCTAAAATAATATAA